Proteins encoded together in one Mobula birostris isolate sMobBir1 chromosome 7, sMobBir1.hap1, whole genome shotgun sequence window:
- the LOC140200901 gene encoding homeobox protein CDX-1-like translates to MYVSYLLDKEGNMYSNSVRHPALNLNPQNFAPPPPPPPTSQYPDFPGYHVSSIGPDPHHTQPAGAWGTPYMPPREEWHSYGGAAPMPVSSSGSQLPFGPSEFAAIQPQGTAGLLPPVNTAVPQLSPGSPKRNPYDWMRRSLQQNPQGKTRTKDKYRVVYTDYQRLELEKEFHYSRYITIRRKSELALSLGLSERQVKIWFQNRRAKERKINKKKMQQQSQQASSTTASPRALPAVGLVSSSSNLVPQPLHLNIKEEYLS, encoded by the exons ATGTATGTCAGCTATCTTCTGGATAAGGAGGGGAACATGTACTCTAACTCTGTGCGGCACCCTGCTCTCAACCTGAACCCCCAGAACTTTGcgcctcctcctccccctccacccacaTCGCAGTACCCCGACTTCCCTGGTTACCACGTCTCCAGCATCGGGCCCGACCCTCACCACACCCAGCCGGCCGGGGCCTGGGGAACCCCCTACATGCCGCCCCGGGAGGAATGGCACAGCTACGGCGGGGCGGCTCCCATGCCCGTGAGCTCCTCGGGGTCGCAGCTCCCCTTCGGACCCTCCGAGTTTGCCGCCATTCAGCCGCAAGGCACAGCCGGGCTCCTTCCGCCCGTCAACACGGCTGTCCCCCAGCTCTCGCCTGGCTCCCCCAAGCGGAATCCCTACGACTGGATGAGACGGAGCCTACAGCAGAACCCTCAAG GCAAAACCAGGACCAAGGACAAGTACCGGGTCGTGTACACCGACTACCAAAGGCTGGAGCTGGAGAAAGAATTTCATTACAGCCGCTACATCACAATCCGCAGGAAGTCTGAGCTGGCTCTCTCGCTGGGGCTATCTGAACGCCAG GTGAAAATATGGTTCCAGAACAGACGGGCGAAGGAGAGGAAGATTAACAAGAAGAAGATGCAGCAGCAGTCTCAGCAAGCCAGCTCCACCACCGCCAGCCCCAGGGCACTGCCAGCTGTTGGACTGGTCAGCAGTAGCAGCAACCTCGTCCCCCAACCCCTGCACCTCAACATCAAAGAGGAGTACCTGTCCTAA